From the Cyanobium sp. M30B3 genome, the window CGATCAGCACGGACATCCCAGGTGCCAGCAAAGCATTGTCCCGATCGGAATAATCAGCCCGTAACCAGGGCTAAAAACCAGAAAAGTTCTCGATCGGTCAACCCCAGAGGTCCATGGTGCCTGCAGCGATCATGCGACCGAGCTGGGAGCCGCCTTGCGGGCGGTGTGCAAAGCGCTGGAGCTCAGCCAGGCCGATCTGCTCATTGGACAGCGTTGCGCCCTCAACTTGCGCCGTCTGACCCCTGGTTGAACCCGGGAGACCGCCGTCTGCTGGGTCATGGCGATCAGCCGGATCTGGCGATGAGCTCAACATCAGAGAGGCCCTCAAAATCGCCGTCCATGGTGTAGAGGCGGGCCTGATGGAAACGGGCTGTGGCGAGGATGATGCTGTCAGCCATTGGCAGACGCAGGTTGTGGCTGAGCTGGGCAGCGGCGATGGCCAGGCTGCTGTCCAGATTCACAACCTGGCCTCTCTGCATGGCTGCCACCGCTTGGATGGCCTGGACTTCGTTGTGCTCCCGCAACACCCACTGGAACACCTCCAGGATGCTGATCGCGGGCACGACCAAGGTGGATTCGGCATCCAGAACATCGAGAAATGGCCCCGCCTTGGGGCCATCGGTGAACACCTCAATCCAGCCCGAGGAGTCGACAACGGCTGGCTGGACACTCACAGGCGATCCACCTCCCGCTCGAAAGTGTTCTCCCCAGAGAGAAAGCCTCGCAGCGCTGACGGCGGCTGGCTGGGCACCAGTTCAATCCTGCCGGGCAGGGAGATCACCTGCAACTGCTGGCCTGGCCGGAGGCCGAATTGCTCGCGCACCCGCTTGGGGATCACGACCTGATACTTGGGGGAGACGGTTGTGAGATCCATTGCCAGATCGTAGCCCGAAACGTTGATCGATCCAGGCTGAGGGTGGCAGCGGAGTAGCTCGGCGTGAGGCGGCGGGGGTACGGGACCGATCACCGCTGCCCCACCACCAGCGCCGGGTTGCCGCGCACGATGGCGCCGGCGGGCACCTCCCCACGCACCACGGCGGCGAGGGCCACCACGGCGCCGGGGCCGATGCGGGTGCCGGGGGCGAGCACGGCGCGGGCGGCGATCCAGGCGTCGGAGCCGATGGCAATCGGACCCAGGCGCAGATCAAAGCCGGGGGAGCGGAAGTCGTGGTTGCCGGTGCAGAGGTAGGCGCCCTGGGAGACGCAGACGCGATCGCCCAGGGTGATGGGGGCGAGGTTGTCGAGCCAGGCGTCCTCCGCCAGCCAGCAGGATTGGCCCAGCTGCAGGCGCCAGGGGAATTTCACGCGCAGGCCGGGCTTGAGGCGGCAACCGGGGCCGATGCGGGCGCCGAAGACGCGCAGCAGCCCCACCCGCCAGGCGGAACCGGGCAGCCAGCGGGCGCTCAGCAGGGGGGCACCGAGGCAGAACCACAGGGTGAGCACCAGCCAGGGGGCACCGGGATGCCAGTGGGGCGGGGTGCGGTAGCGATCGAGCTGCTGGATCAACGGCAGTCAGCCTGGGGTTAGGAACAGGGCGGAGCGGGGTCAGTCGAGCCAGCGCAGATCGCTCTGCAGCGCACGGGCCATGCGACTGTCAGCAGCGAGGAGGGCACGCAGTTCCTCGGGAGTGAACACAAGGGCATCACAGCTCAGGGGCAGGCGCTCCAGCGGCCAGTGACGCAGGCGCTGATGCTGGGGGCCAGCGGCGCCTGCGTCGACGAGCAGCAGATCGAGATCGCTGCCCACCGAGGCGTCACCCCGTCCGTAACTGCCGAACACACCCACGCGACTGAGGCTCGGCCGGGCGCTGCGCTGTTGCTCGGCCCAGGCCCGAACCTCCTGCAGCACCTGCTCAGGCCGAGGCCAGCGCAGCACGGATTGCGTCAAGGAGCGCACGGGCATGGCAGAGGGCGTCGTGGCTTTGCAGGCGGCCGAAGTGATCCGTTGGAGCACCTTCCGGCAGGCTATCGGGATAGCGGGTGGGGATGTACAGGGCGTCCAGCACCCGCAGCCGGTCCTCGAGATCCGCAACCTGAGCGGCCAGGGCCTGGGCCACGACGGGCGGCAGATCGCGGAAGGAGCGCCCAAGGCCGTGCCCCCAGTTCTGCTGACCGTGGCACAGGTGCAGCGCCTTCAGGGCCTTCTCAACGGCCTGATGACAGGCAAAACAGGCCCACTCGTGGTGGCCGGCGTCAGCGCTGAGCTGGGCCTG encodes:
- a CDS encoding type II toxin-antitoxin system VapC family toxin, translated to MSVQPAVVDSSGWIEVFTDGPKAGPFLDVLDAESTLVVPAISILEVFQWVLREHNEVQAIQAVAAMQRGQVVNLDSSLAIAAAQLSHNLRLPMADSIILATARFHQARLYTMDGDFEGLSDVELIARSG
- a CDS encoding AbrB/MazE/SpoVT family DNA-binding domain-containing protein, which codes for MDLTTVSPKYQVVIPKRVREQFGLRPGQQLQVISLPGRIELVPSQPPSALRGFLSGENTFEREVDRL
- a CDS encoding WcaF family extracellular polysaccharide biosynthesis acetyltransferase; the encoded protein is MPLIQQLDRYRTPPHWHPGAPWLVLTLWFCLGAPLLSARWLPGSAWRVGLLRVFGARIGPGCRLKPGLRVKFPWRLQLGQSCWLAEDAWLDNLAPITLGDRVCVSQGAYLCTGNHDFRSPGFDLRLGPIAIGSDAWIAARAVLAPGTRIGPGAVVALAAVVRGEVPAGAIVRGNPALVVGQR
- a CDS encoding nucleotidyltransferase domain-containing protein encodes the protein MPVRSLTQSVLRWPRPEQVLQEVRAWAEQQRSARPSLSRVGVFGSYGRGDASVGSDLDLLLVDAGAAGPQHQRLRHWPLERLPLSCDALVFTPEELRALLAADSRMARALQSDLRWLD
- a CDS encoding HEPN domain-containing protein, translated to MNRSADWFHQAQADLAQAQLSADAGHHEWACFACHQAVEKALKALHLCHGQQNWGHGLGRSFRDLPPVVAQALAAQVADLEDRLRVLDALYIPTRYPDSLPEGAPTDHFGRLQSHDALCHARALLDAIRAALASA